GATTTTACTGATCTCACGTAAGAACTATGTGACTTACAGCTATTAATAGTGATTTGTTTGGCTTGGATAGGCATAGGCAGCCCTTTTTTTGGTTTCGAATTATGTTGGTTAAAAATCTACAATTTGAGGTTTGTTCCAATTGTACCATTTCATTCTAGTTATAGGAATACAAAATCTTGAAAGACAATAGACTTTACAAATATAAATGTctagatttttaaatttgattaattatctGTATTTTAGTTTCGAATACTAATTTTCTGGATTATGTAACTAAAGCATACCTGTTTCCGTTCTCCAAATTCGAAACTTATTGGCTATAAGTTTTTCTTCCTACAAGGTAATAGTCCTTGTTCAAAATTTCCATTAATTGGGAgattataaaaaaagaaaggaagatgtTTTCTGCTCACTGAATTTTGTTATGTAATTTCTGTATATCATTGgcatttttgtgaaattattttttgtttatctCAGCCATCCTCATACATGGTATCTTAATGCTCGAAAAAAGCAACGCAAGGTTTTCTTGCATGTAGGTCCGACAAATAGTGGTAAAACATACCATGCTCTGAAGCGACTTGAATCAAGTTCTTCTGGTATATTTACAATGCTACTTTTACCAGGAATggctactttttttttttttagtagtCAGTGAATGATTGAACGGGATTGAAACTGGTAAAATAAACTGAAAAACTATTTTCCATTGGTTCATTCCCTATTCAGGTGTATATTGTGGTCCTTTAAGATTGCTGGCATGGGAAGTGGCAGAACGGTTGAACAAAGCGAGAGTTCCCTGTGATCTAATTACAGGACAAGAGAAGGATGAAGTGGATGGTGCAAAGCATAAGGCTGTAACTGTTGAGATGGCCGATGTAATATCTGATTACGAATGTGCCGTTATTGATGAAATACAGGTAAGTCCATATTTAAATGAAAGATTCACATACAATATTTACCAAGTTCACAAGTAACCTTGCTGTTAATTATTCTCTCAGTGTGCGTGCAGATTTGTTAAACATAAAAGTATGATTCTTGTGCAACTTAACAGAAACTGTTTTAAGCATTTTCCCTTAATGGCAAGTCACTTAGTTTCCAGTTAAATTTCTCTTTCTATGCAGATGTTGGGCTGTAAGACTAGGGGGTTTTCATTTACACGTGCCCTGTTGGGAATTGCAGCAGACGAACTTCATCTTTGTGGAGATGCAGCTGCTGTTCCTCTTATTCAAGAATTATTGAAAGTGACTGGTGATGATGTCCAGGTAAGCAATCGTATGGAATTGCTGTTCTTCTATATAATGCACTGTTGGATAAGTAGAAATATTGTTTTTTTACCGGTATTTGGTGTCTAGCGTCGCTGACTAGTCAGAAAAAAAACTTTCTTGTTGCGGCCATGTTCATGACCCACTTTTGATATATCTTTCTATATTGTCGGTATTTTGCATCACATGGTTTTCTAATATCCCAGGTCCGATCTTATGAGAGACTTCTACCATTAGTTCCCTTGGAAGTTCCACTTGGTTCTTTTTCAAACATAAGAACAGGTGATTGCATTGTTAGTTTTTCGCGCAAGGGGATATACAAATTGAAGGTCAGTAGTGCTTGCTTTATTTTCTCTTGGCTAACTACTGATTTGTTTCAGTATGTTAAAACATTAGTTTTTCTTCTTactattttgtaaaagaaattgaacatgCTTTCTGATTTCGCCATCTTtcatagaaaaaaattgaaactggGGGAAAGCATCTTTGCTCCGTGGTTTATGGTTCATTGCCACCAGAGACTCGGACAAGACAGGTATCCTCTCTTTCTGGCTTTAATTGATCACCAAGTATGTGTGTGTGACTGATGGTAATTATATTTTCATTgttgcttgtttatttatttatatttgttcaTTATTAATACGGCCTTTAGGATTGCAGGCAAGGATGTTTAATGATGCAAGCAGTGAGTTTGATGTTCTTGTGGCCAGTGATGCAATTGGGATGGGTCTTAATCTGAACATATCTAggataattttttcaacaatGAAAAAGTTTGATGGTCTGGAAAGGCGGGATCTTACATTACCAGAGGTCAAGCAAATTGCAGGTTCCCCTTTCATTTTAGCtgtactttgaaattttatttctatATGGACAATGAACTTTTTTGGTCAATTTTCTGTCTTAAGACATTCACTAAGGGTGGTAGAAAAGTATAACAAGAATCCGCTTGCTCGAGTTGTCAACTGCCAATTTTCTTATTCCATGGGGGCAGACCCTGTAAAGTTGATAAATTTTCATTAGACGGCTTTATATTCTTGTAGGGAGAGCTGGTAGGTACGGTTCAAAGTATCCCATGGGTGAAGTGACCTGTTTAGATGCAGAAGATCTACCTTTGCTTCATTCATCGTTGAAATCCGCCTCTCCTACTTTACAGGTGATTGTTTTATCACTAACTTTCCTAAAAATACCGCCTGGATCTGACTTGTTCCATTTTCAATGGACCTGAATAAGCagcttttatatttatttgcatattgGTTCAGCATTTTTTGTATCTTGACTCTGTCATTTTTCCGACACAGCAAGCTGGAATATTTCCATCCTTTGATTTCATTTATATGTATTCACGTTTACAACAGAAAAGAGGTCTCTATCAGATATTGGTAGGTTATCTTGTGATATTATTTCGTCTATCTCCTTCCTCTCGTTTTTCCTTTTCTAGTGACAGCTAAAATGAACCCATTGAGGGTTAAAAATAATTCGAACC
This window of the Gossypium hirsutum isolate 1008001.06 chromosome A09, Gossypium_hirsutum_v2.1, whole genome shotgun sequence genome carries:
- the LOC107928427 gene encoding DExH-box ATP-dependent RNA helicase DExH16, mitochondrial — translated: MASLLLRQRRVSALGVSRILQAVNGDSFRLQPESNCRTFATFGVIIRNYSSGKGTAKLDFTDLTHPHTWYLNARKKQRKVFLHVGPTNSGKTYHALKRLESSSSGVYCGPLRLLAWEVAERLNKARVPCDLITGQEKDEVDGAKHKAVTVEMADVISDYECAVIDEIQMLGCKTRGFSFTRALLGIAADELHLCGDAAAVPLIQELLKVTGDDVQVRSYERLLPLVPLEVPLGSFSNIRTGDCIVSFSRKGIYKLKKKIETGGKHLCSVVYGSLPPETRTRQARMFNDASSEFDVLVASDAIGMGLNLNISRIIFSTMKKFDGLERRDLTLPEVKQIAGRAGRYGSKYPMGEVTCLDAEDLPLLHSSLKSASPTLQQAGIFPSFDFIYMYSRLQQKRGLYQILEDFLENAKLSENYFFANCEEMLKVAAVIDELPLSLQDKYLFCISPVDMDDEISSQGLTQFAENYAKKGLVRLKEIFSPGSLQVPKTHSALKELESIHKVLELYVWLSFRLDESFLDHELASSQKAICSMLIEEFLERLGFQNPTSRKLNSLMAKKRRQYL